Proteins encoded together in one Penaeus vannamei isolate JL-2024 chromosome 41, ASM4276789v1, whole genome shotgun sequence window:
- the LOC138860367 gene encoding uncharacterized protein: protein MKYLVFVLLAAAACASEVEKREAEPSRAYNYGYGLHHHAYPRTYHPYHTYHKRSAEPEAEAEPSYGSYHYPGYYRPHSYGYHNTPYVHHHHKRSAEPEAEAEASYQAYYHPYSYGYQTHHYIPSVHHHHKRSADPVAEPGFHPVYPRYYHSHYFPYTHSHYKRSAEPEADAGVSYAHHHQYQPAHYHGLHYGYGYQAHH, encoded by the exons ATGAAGTACTTG GTGTTTGTGCTTCTGGCGGCTGCCGCTTGCGCTTCTGAGGTGGAGAAGCGAGAGGCGGAGCCAAGTCGTGCCTACAACTATGGTTATGGTCTCCATCACCATGCCTACCCCCGCACCTATCACCCCTACCACACCTaccacaagaggtccgccgaGCCTGAGGCCGAAGCCGAGCCCTCTTACGGTTCCTACCACTACCCAGGCTACTACCGTCCCCATTCCTACGGCTACCACAACACTCCctacgtccaccaccaccacaagaggtccgccgaGCCTGAGGCCGAGGCAGAGGCCTCTTACCAAGCTTACTACCACCCCTATTCCTACGGTTACCAAACACACCACTACATTCCctccgtccaccaccaccacaagaggtccgctgACCCCGTTGCTGAGCCCGGCTTCCACCCTGTGTACCCTCGTTACTACCACTCCCACTACTTTCCCTACACTCACAGCCACTACAAGAGGTCTGCCGAGCCAGAAGCTGACGCAGGAGTCAGTTATGCTCACCACCACCAGTACCAACCCGCCCACTACCATGGACTTCACTATGGCTATGGCTACCAGGCTCACCACTAA